The Parabacteroides sp. AD58 genome includes a window with the following:
- a CDS encoding LrgB family protein — protein sequence MHSLVHSEIFDLALVVGTYIAATLLYKKTHLSLLHPLLTSIFVIIVILEVLDIEYESFQQGSHLIHFMLGPSVVALGYVLFEQMKYLKGNVVSILTSVFVGAIVGIISVIAIGKLMGADQSLIATLQPKSVTTPIAMGISEKNGGIPSLTAVIVVAVGIFGSIVGPAVMKVLGIESRIAKGLALGASSHGVGTAAAIQLGAVEGALSGLAIGLMGIMTAILVPVISYILSLFA from the coding sequence ATGCATTCGTTGGTTCATTCTGAGATATTCGACCTGGCCCTGGTGGTCGGTACGTATATCGCCGCTACTCTTTTGTATAAGAAAACGCATCTGAGCCTGCTCCATCCGCTGCTCACCTCTATTTTCGTGATCATCGTCATCCTGGAAGTGCTCGATATTGAATATGAATCGTTCCAGCAAGGCAGTCACCTGATTCATTTCATGTTAGGTCCTTCGGTTGTTGCCCTGGGATATGTCTTGTTCGAACAGATGAAATACCTGAAAGGGAATGTCGTTTCGATCCTGACCTCGGTCTTTGTCGGGGCTATCGTCGGGATTATCAGCGTAATAGCCATCGGAAAGCTGATGGGTGCCGACCAGTCGCTGATTGCCACCCTGCAACCCAAGTCGGTCACGACACCGATTGCCATGGGTATTTCTGAAAAGAACGGCGGTATTCCGTCATTGACGGCCGTTATCGTTGTGGCGGTAGGTATCTTCGGGAGTATTGTCGGTCCGGCCGTTATGAAAGTGCTGGGTATCGAAAGCCGCATCGCTAAAGGATTGGCCTTAGGCGCTTCGTCGCACGGAGTCGGTACGGCAGCCGCCATCCAGCTGGGAGCCGTAGAAGGCGCATTGAGCGGGCTGGCTATCGGTCTGATGGGTATCATGACCGCCATTCTGGTTCCGGTCATTTCGTATATTCTATCCTTGTTTGCCTGA
- a CDS encoding CidA/LrgA family protein, with protein sequence MLLQVFHIMFFYFVGECISHFIHGFIPGSVIGMVLLFLALAFKVVKPCHVNKISKLLTDNMGLFFLPAGVGLMTSIGVISHYWAVILISCVVSTILVIATVALVQQKFEKRKK encoded by the coding sequence ATGTTATTGCAAGTTTTTCACATCATGTTTTTCTACTTTGTAGGAGAGTGTATCAGCCATTTTATCCACGGGTTTATCCCGGGAAGCGTAATCGGGATGGTTCTGCTTTTCTTAGCCTTGGCGTTTAAGGTGGTAAAGCCATGCCATGTGAATAAAATCTCCAAACTGCTGACGGACAATATGGGCTTGTTCTTCCTTCCCGCCGGTGTCGGACTGATGACATCGATCGGCGTAATTTCTCATTACTGGGCCGTGATCCTGATTTCGTGTGTAGTCAGTACCATTCTGGTAATCGCTACGGTAGCCCTTGTTCAACAAAAATTCGAAAAACGAAAAAAATAA